The genome window TGGCTATGGGCATAGCGCCCGGTACGGCGTGGATGGCCCCCAGCTCTGGCCGCGCCACGACCAGGCCGCCGTACAGGCTCAGGCTACCTGCCGCAACGAGCACGGCGAACCTGCGGTCCGAGATGCGACGCCGACGGCGCGAGACGAGACCGGCCTCCGTTGCCAGGCGCGCCGGCATACACCCCTCCCCCAGCCCCCGGGAACTGAAACCGGCTACCAAACTGCACCGATTATACCGGGAATATCCGGCGGCGTCATCCCCTCAAGCGCGCGGTTAAAATGGGCTCGGGCAGCGGGAGGGGAGCATCAAGGGCGTGAATTCGCAGGGGAAAACAGCGGGCCGCACCCAAGCCCGGCCCGGAATCCGGTGGCGAATGCTGGCGGGGGTGCTTTCGGTGGCCGCAGCGGCCGGCATGCTGGCCGCGGGCTACGCCTCCACCCGGCGGGAACTCGACCGCCAATCGCGCCGCATCGAGGAACTGAGCCGTGAGGTGGCTGAACTCCGCGAGCGCCTGACCGTGACCCCTCAGACGGGACGCCAGTCATCCGTGGCGGAGGTGTACTTCACCCGAAGTACTCCCCGCGGCGAGATTGAGCTTGTCCGCGTCGAACGCCCCATCCCCGCGCCGAGCACCCCCGAGGAGCAGCTGAAGCTCGCCATCACCGCCCTGCTGGAAGGCCCGTCCGGGCAACGCCTGTACACGCAGGTGCCGGAGGGCACCAGGCTCCTTGGCGCGCGCATCGAAGGCGACACGGCCTATCTCGACTTCTCCCGGGAGTTCGAGCAGACCGCGGGCACGATGCGCCTCGCCGGCCTGATCCGACAGGTGGTCTATACCGCAACCGGTGTGCCGCCGGTGCGCCGCGTCGTCCTGCTGGTGGAGGGCGAACGGGTGGGGACGGAACAGCACCCCTTCACAGGAGACGGCCTTCTGTTCGGCGAACTTTCGCGGGAACGCCTTCCGCTGTGAAGGGCGCGCCTGAGGGGAGACAGGGTTGCAAGGACGGCAACTCCTCGCGGCGTTCATGCGGCGCCACGCCGGGCGCTACGCGGCCGGCGCGGCGGTTCTGATCTTCATTGACGTACTGCAGCTTTTCATCCCGCGGCTTTTGGGCGGCGTGGCCGACGCCTACGCCGGAGGCCGCCTGACCGCCGCGTATGCGGCCGGTGCCGCTTTAAAGCTCCTGGCGCTTGCCCTTTTCATCAGCCTTGGGCGGTGGGGGTGGCGGCACTTCCTGCTGGGGGCTTCCCGCAAGCTCGAGGCGGAGCTGCGGCGGCGGCTGTTCATCCACCTGCAGCGCATGTCTTCCGGCTACTACGCGCGCCGGCGCGTCGGCGACCTCATGGCTCACCTCACCAACGACGTCCAGGCGGTTCGCATGGCGGCCGGCCAGGGCGTGGTGCTGACGGTGGACGCGGTGTTCATGACGGCGGCGGTGACGGCCATGATGGTGGCGACGGCCGACGCGCGGCTGGCCGCCGCCGCGGCGGGGCCGCTGGCCCTGCAGGCGTACGGGCTGACCCGAGCCGGCCGGGAGGTGCACCGGCGGTTCCGGGAGGTGCAGGAAGGGTTCAGCCGGCTGACGGAGTTCGTGGAGGAGAACATCAGCGGCATCCGCGTGGTCAAGAGCCTGGCCAGAGAGGCCCAGGAGCAGGCACGGTTCGACAAAGTCGCCGCCGAGCAGATGAGCAAGAACGTCCGCCTGGCAAGGGTCTGGGCCGTCATGGCGCCGATGACCGAGGCGGCGGTGGGGATGTCGTACGTGATCGTGCTGCTGTTCGGCGGGTGGCTGGTGCTGGAGGGCCAGATCAGCCTGGGGAACTTCGTTGCGTTCGCAGGGTACCTCGGAATGCTGGTATGGCCGCTCACCTCCATCAGCTGGCTCATCAACATGCTCCAGCGGGGCCGAGCGTCGCTGGATCGCCTTGCGGCGCTGCTTGCGGAGGAGCCGGACGTGCAGGAACTGCCCGGAGCGGTCTCGCCCGGCAGGCTCACGGGACGCATCGAGGTGCGGAAGCTGACGTTCACCTATCCGGGGGCGACCCGCCCGGCGCTGGCGGAGGTCAGTTTGACGGTGGAGCCGGGTCAGGTCGTGGGGATCGTGGGGCGCACGGGCTCGGGGAAAAGCACGCTGGCGATGCTGCTGTTGCGGCTCTACGACCCGCCGGAGGGCACCATCTTCTATGATGGTATCGACATCCGGACCATACGTCTCGATGAGCTGCGCCGCCAGATCGGCTACGTTCCGCAGGACAACTTCCTGTTTTCCCTGAGCATCGCGGACAACATCGCATTCGGCATGGAGGCGGACGGCCGAGCACTTGACGAGAGGGTGCAACGCGCCGCGCGCCTCGCCCACATCCACGACGACGTCGCCGCCTTTCCCGATGGGTACGCGTCGCTGGTCGGGGAGCGGGGCATCGCCCTTTCGGGCGGCCAGAAGCAGCGGACGGCCATCGCTCGGGCCCTCGTCAAAGACCCCCGGATCCTCATCATCGACGACGCGCTGAGCGCGGTGGACGCCGAGACCGAGCAGCAGATTCTCGAGGACCTGCGCAGGATGCTCCGGGGTCGCACCGCCATCATCATCACCCACCGCCTGTCGGCCGTGTGCGACGCCGATCAGATCGTGGTGCTCGACGAGGGCGCCATCGTGGAGCGGGGCACGCACCCGGAGCTTCTGGCAGGCGGCGGGCTATACGCCAGGATCTACGAGCGACAGCGGCTGGAAGCCGAGCTTGCGCTCTCGTAGGGCGTGAGAAGGGGTCGCCTGGAAGCACATGCCGGTCGCCGTCGACATTCACGAAGAGCAGGCGCTCGCGAGGAGCATCGATCGGCGGCTCATACGCCGCCTGATGAGCTACGCGCGCCCTTTCTGGTTCCCCATGGCCCTGGGCGTGGTCCTGTCGCTGGCCATCACGGCGGCCGACCTGGCACGGCCTTACGTGTTCAAGGTGGCCATTGACGACCACCTGGTGGCGTTCTCCCGGTCCGGGGCGCAGGCCGACCCCGCGGCGGCCGGGGAGCATCTGCGGGCCCTGTTCGCCCTGGCGGCGCTCCTGGCGGGCCTCGTGCTGGCCTCGCAGGCCATGGCCTACCTGATGACCTTCGTCCTGCAGCGCACCGGGCAGCTCATCGTGATGCGGCTTCGCAGCCAGCTCTTCCGCCACGTCGAGAGCCGCGCCCTCGCGTTTTTCGACCGCCACCCGGCGGGCCGGCTCGTCACCCGGCTGACCAACGACACCGAGGCGCTCAGCGAGATGTACACATCCGTCGTGGTCAGCCTGTTCCGTGACCTCTTCGTGCTGGTGGGCGTGGTGGTGGCGATGGGGCGGCTTGACCCGCGGCTGACCGGGGTGAGCCT of Bacillota bacterium contains these proteins:
- a CDS encoding GerMN domain-containing protein, which gives rise to MNSQGKTAGRTQARPGIRWRMLAGVLSVAAAAGMLAAGYASTRRELDRQSRRIEELSREVAELRERLTVTPQTGRQSSVAEVYFTRSTPRGEIELVRVERPIPAPSTPEEQLKLAITALLEGPSGQRLYTQVPEGTRLLGARIEGDTAYLDFSREFEQTAGTMRLAGLIRQVVYTATGVPPVRRVVLLVEGERVGTEQHPFTGDGLLFGELSRERLPL
- a CDS encoding ABC transporter ATP-binding protein, which gives rise to MQGRQLLAAFMRRHAGRYAAGAAVLIFIDVLQLFIPRLLGGVADAYAGGRLTAAYAAGAALKLLALALFISLGRWGWRHFLLGASRKLEAELRRRLFIHLQRMSSGYYARRRVGDLMAHLTNDVQAVRMAAGQGVVLTVDAVFMTAAVTAMMVATADARLAAAAAGPLALQAYGLTRAGREVHRRFREVQEGFSRLTEFVEENISGIRVVKSLAREAQEQARFDKVAAEQMSKNVRLARVWAVMAPMTEAAVGMSYVIVLLFGGWLVLEGQISLGNFVAFAGYLGMLVWPLTSISWLINMLQRGRASLDRLAALLAEEPDVQELPGAVSPGRLTGRIEVRKLTFTYPGATRPALAEVSLTVEPGQVVGIVGRTGSGKSTLAMLLLRLYDPPEGTIFYDGIDIRTIRLDELRRQIGYVPQDNFLFSLSIADNIAFGMEADGRALDERVQRAARLAHIHDDVAAFPDGYASLVGERGIALSGGQKQRTAIARALVKDPRILIIDDALSAVDAETEQQILEDLRRMLRGRTAIIITHRLSAVCDADQIVVLDEGAIVERGTHPELLAGGGLYARIYERQRLEAELALS